GGGGTGGCCGATGGCCGCCATGTGCACCCGGATCTGGTGGGTGCGCCCGGTCTCGAGCCGGCAGCGGACGAGGGCGAGGGGCACGGGGTTGTCGAAGGTGCGCACGACCTCGTAGTGGGTGCGGGCGTGGCGGCCCCGGTTGGACACCGCCATCCGGGTCGGGTCACGCCCGGAGCGACCGATCGCCGCGTCGACGACCCCGTGGGTGGCCTCCGGTCGGCCCCACACCAGCGCCAGGTACTCGCGCTCCACGTCGTGGGCGGACAGCGCGGCGACGAGGGCGTCGTACGCCCGGGGCGTCCGGGCCACGGCGAGCAGGCCGCTCGTCCCCTTGTCGATGCGGTGGACGATGCCCGGCCGCTCGGGCTCACCGACGTCGACGATCTCCGGGTAGCGGGCGACGAGGGCGTTGACGAGCGTGCCGTCGAGGTTCCCCGCCCCCGGGTGGACCACGAGGCCGGCCGGCTTGTCGATGACCACGACGTCGTCGTCCTCGTGCACGACCCGCAGGTCGATCGATGCGTCCGGCGCGACGAGCGGACCCTCCGGGACATCGGGGAGCACGATCCGCACGCGCTGGCCCTCGCGCACCTTGATCGAGCCCTTGGTGACCTCGTGTCCGTCCACGAGGACACCGCCGTCGGCCAGGATCGACGACGCCTCCGAGCGCGTGACGGCGGTCAGCATCGCCACCACCCGGTCGACCCTCTCCCCGTCGAGCGCCGCGGGGATCGTCTCCTCGACGGCGGTCACACGGCCTCCGGTCCGGAGCTGGAGTCGGCGTCGGCCTCGCGTGGCGAGCTCTCCCCGAGCCGCCAGGTGCCGACGAGGAGCAGCAGCGCCCCGCCGACCACACCGATGTCGGCGACGTTGAAGATCGGCCACCACTGGAGGTCGATGAAGTCGACGACCGCCCCGCCGAGGAACCCGGACCCGTCGCGGAAGATCCGGTCGACGAGGTTGCCGAGGGCGCCGCCGACGATGATGCCGGCCGCGAAGAGGTTGAGCCGGCCGGGCACCGTGCGGATGAAGCGCAGCAGGGCGATGACCACCACGACGACGATCACGGCGAACACCGGGCCCATGCCGGAGCCCATGCTGAACGACGCCCCGGTGTTGAACGCCAGGTTGAACCTCAGGCTGCCCACGAGGTCGATCGTGCGGTCGTCGGACAGCGCGCCGAGCGCCCAGTGCTTCGTCGCCTGGTCGAGGGCGACGACGACGGCCGCGATCCCGAGCGCCCGGATCCAGCGGGCCGACCCGGCCGCCGCTCGGTTCACCGGTGGCCGAAGCCCCCGACCTTGTGCTCGACGCGCACCGACGCCCACGGGATCGCCTCGAGGCGCTCCTTCGGGATCGGCTCGCCGGACACCGTGCAGATGCCGTAGGTGCCGTCGTCGATGCGGGCCAGGGCGGCCTCGATCTCCTCGACGGCGGCGAGGGCCTGGGCGGACAGCGCGAGGTCGCGGTCGCGCTCGACGGCCACGGTGTTGGCGTCGCCCGACTCCTCGTCGAACTGGACGTCGCCGGGGTCGCCGTCCTGGGTGAGCGAGTCCGCCTCCTGGCGGAGGGACGTCGCCTGGCGCATGTAGCGCTCGCGCTCCTCCTCGAGGGCCTTGCGCTGCTGCTCGATGAAGCTGGCGCTGAACGGCGAGCCCTTGGCGGAGGCCTTCTTGGCCGGAGCCTTCTTCGCGGGTGCCTTGGCCGCGGGGGCCTTCGTCGCGGGCACCTTCTTCGCCGGCGCCTTCTTCGCCGGCGCCTTGGCTGCGGGGGCCTTCTTGGCGGGGGACTTCGTCGCGGGCGACTTCTTCGCGGGCGCCTTGGCGGCAGGCGCCTTCTTCGCCGGAGCCTTCTTGGCCGTCGAGCCCTTCGACGTGGACGTGGTGGCCTTGGCCATCAGGAGTTCCTCTCAGCTGCGACGGGTGCGACGACGCGGACCGTGCCCGCGGTCCCGTCCGGGTCGGTCGATGGTCGGGGGAGCCTATCTGGTCCCGCACGCGTGTCGATCTCACCCGGGGCGCAGGGGTGCCGCCGGTATGCTGCACGGGCTGCCCGACCCCCTCACGAGGCCCTCTCCGATGACCGATCAGCCGTACCCCACCGTCGATCCGCGCCCCTCGTTCCCCGAGATCGAGCGGCGCATCCTCGACCTGTGGGCCCGCGAGCGGACCTTCGAGCGGTCGATCGAGCAGCGCGACGCCGGACCGAGCGGCGAGAACGAGTACGTCTTCTACGACGGCCCGCCGTTCGCCAACGGGCTCCCCCACTACGGGCACCTCCTCACCGGGTACGTGAAGGACGTCGTGCCCCGCTACCAGACGATGCGCGGCCGGCGCGTCGAGCGCCGCTTCGGGTGGGACTGCCACGGCCTCCCGGTCGAGATGGAGGTCGAGAAGGAGCTCCAGGTCCAGGGGCGCGCCGCCATCCAGGACTTCGGCATCGACCGCTTCAACGACACCTGCCGCACGTCGGTCATGCGCTACACGTCCGAGTGGGAGGACTACGTCACCCGCCAGGCCCGCTGGGTCGACTTCACGAACGACTACAAGACCATGGACCTCGCCTACATGGAGTCGGTCATGTGGGCGTTCAAGCAGCTGTGGGACAAGGGGCTCGTCTACGAGGCCCACCGGGTGATGCCCTACTCGTGGGGCGCCGAGACGCCGCTGTCGAACTTCGAGATCCGCCTCGACGACGCCACCCGCCCCCGCCAGGACCCGGCGCTCACCGTGTCGTTCACGCTCGACCCCCGCCCCGGCGACCCGGGACCCATGCGGATCCTCGCCTGGACCACCACGCCGTGGACGCTGCCGTCCAACCTGGCCCTCGCCGTCGGCCCCGACCTCGACTACGCCATCCTCGAGGAGGACGGCGACCACTTCATCATCGGCGCCGCCACGCTCGAGAAGTACGCGGCACAACTCGAGGGCACCCGCCAGGTCGGCACGATCAAGGGCTCCGAGCTGGTCGGCCGCACCTACGAGCCGCTGCTCCCCTACTTCGCCGACACGCCCGACGCGTTCCGGATCCTCGCCGGCGACTTCATCGACACCGCCGAGGGCACCGGCGTCGTGCACATCGCCCCCGGCTTCGGCGAGGACGACCAGCGGATCGCCGAGGAGGCCGGGATCGGCCTCGTCGTCCCGGTCGACGACGCCGGTCGCTTCACCGAGGACGTGCCGGAGTGGGCCGGTCAGAACGTGCTCGACGCCAACCCCGACGTGATCCGCCACCTGAAGGAGCTCGGCCGGGTCGTCAAGCACGAGACCTACGAGCACAACTACCCGCACTGCTGGCGGACGGACACGCCGATCATCTACCGGGCGCTGTCGTCCTGGTACGTGCGGGTCACCGACTTCCGCGACCGGATGGTCGAGCTCAACCAGGAGATCAACTGGATCCCCGAGCACGTCCGTGACGGTCAGTTCGGCAAGTGGATCGCCGGCGCCCGCGACTGGTCGATCTCCCGCAACCGCTTCTGGGGATCACCGATCCCGGTCTGGAAGAGCGACGACCCGCAGTACCCGCGCGTCGACGTCTACGGTTCGCTCGACGAGCTCGAGCGCGACTTCGGCGTCCGCCCGACCGACCTGCACCGCCCGGCGATCGACGAGCTCGTCCGCCCGAACCCCGACGACCCCACCGGTCGGTCGATGATGCGGCGCGTCCCCGAGGTGCTCGACTGCTGGTTCGAGTCGGGGTCGATGCCCTTCGCCCAGGTGCACTACCCGTTCGAGAACCGGGAGTGGTTCGACGACCACCACCCGGGCGACTTCATCGTCGAGTACATCCCCCAGACGCGCGGCTGGTTCTACACGCTGCACGTGCTCGCCACGGCCCTGTTCGACACGCCGGCCTTCCGCAACGTCATCTGCCACGGGATCGTGCTCGACAGCACCGGACGCAAGCAGTCGAAGCGCCTCCGCAACTACCCCGACCCCGAGGCCGTGTTCGAGCAGCAGGGCGCCGACGCGCTCCGCTGGTACCTCATGTCGTCGCCGATCCTCCGGGGCGGCGATCTGCGCATGCACGAGGACGCCTCCGACATCACCGAGGTCGTCCGCCAGGTCCTGATGCCGGTCTGGAACGCCTACTCGTTCTTCACGCTCTACGCGAACGCCGACGAGCGCCGAGCCGAGCGGCGGACGGACTCGACCCACGTGCTCGACCGCTACGTGCTGGCCAAGGCCCACGAGCTCGTCGCCGAGGTCACCGAGCGGATGGACGCGCTCGACATCGCGGGGGCGGCCGGGGCGATCACCTCCTTCATCGACGCGCTGAACAACTGGTACATCCGCCGGTCCCGCGAGCGCTTCTGGGGCGGCGAGGGCGGCAGCGGCTCCGCCGACGCCCACGACACGCTCTACACCGTGCTCACGACCCTCATGCGCGTGGCCGCGCCGCTGCTCCCCCTCGTCAGCGAGGAGATCTACCGCAACCTCACCGGCGAGCCGAGCGTCCACCTCACCGACTGGCCCGACGCCGACGACCTCCCCGCCGACCCCGCCCTCGTCGCGGCGATGGATCGCATCCGCGACGTGTGCACCGCCGCGCTCTTCCTCCGGGAGGACAACGGCCTGCGCACCCGGCTCCCGCTGTCGTCGCTCGTCGTCGCCGGCGCGGACGCCGAGACGTTGCGGCCCTACGTCGACCTGGTCCGCGACGAGGTGAACGTGAAGTCGGTCGAGCTGACCGACGACCTGGCGGCGCACGCCGAGTTCATCCTGAAGCCGAACGGCCGGGTCCTCGGGCCCAAGCTGGGCGGCGACGTCCAGAAGGTCATGGCCGCGGCACGCAGCGGCGAGTGGAGCGCCGACGGCGACCGGGTCGAGGTCGCCGGCCACGTGCTCGAGCCCGGCGAGTTCGACCTCACGCTGCGGTCGCGGGAGGGCGAGGTCAGCCAGGCCCTGCGCACGAACGACGCCGTCGTCGTCCTCGACGTCGACGTCACGCCGGAGCTCGCCGCCGAGGGTCGAGCGCGCGACCTCGTCCGCATCGTGCAGCAGGCCCGCAAGGACGCCGACCTCGTCGTGACCGACCGGATCGACCTGCGGATCGACGCGGACGGCGATGCCGCCGACGCCCTCGCGGCGCACCGCGACTGGATCGCGACGCAGGTGCTGGCGACCACGATCACCGAGGGCAGCCCGACCGGAGAGGGCCACACCGCGCGCGGTGACGTCGACGGCTCGACCGTGACGATCGAGGTCCGCCGGGCCGGCTGACCCCGCGGGCCGGAGCTCAGCGCCGGCGGCCGAACCGCCGGGTGCGCTCCTCCTCGTCGTCCTGGTCGAAGAACGCGGCCATGGCCGCGTCGTCGTCCTCGGCGTGGGTCTCGGCGCGCGGATCCTCGCTGCTGACCGCCCGCCTCAGCTCGTCGAGGTGCGACGAGCCGACGTCGTCGGGATCGGCCCCGACCACCGGCGTGGCCTGCGTGGGCGGACCGCCGTCGGTGAGGTCGACGGACTCGTCCTCGGCCCGGGGGGCGAACAGCGTGCCCGCCGCCCGGTCGTCGTCCTCCGCGAGCTCGCGCTCGGCGGGATCGGCGGCGGGGCCGTCCCAGCCGACCGGAGGCGGCGGGAGGTCCTCGAGGTCGTCGCCGTCGGCGTCGTCGGTGGCGCCCGAGGTCATCGGAGCGGAGAGGTCGACCGCCGGCTCCTCGCTCCCCGAGGGCTCGGGGTCGGCGCCGGGGACGGGGGCCACGCGCAGCGACTCGTCCTCGACGGCGGCCCGCAGCTGGTCGACCTGGTGGCGGAGGCGATCGCGCTCGGCGTCGAGGTGGGCGCCGAGCTCGACGATGCGGTCGTGCAGCTGGCCGCGTCGACCCTCGAGGTCGCGGATCTCGGCCTGGAGGCGGTCGCGGGTGGCGCCGACCTCGCGGCGCACCTGCTCCTCGGCCGAGGCGATCATGCCGTCCGCCTTCTGGCGGGCCTCGGCGACGATGCGAGCCGCCTCGTCCTGCGCCTCCTTGATGGCGGCGTCGGCCGTGCGCTGGGCGAGCACGAGCGTGCGCCGCAGCGTCTCGTCGGAGTCGCCGCGGTCACGGGAGGACGACTCGGCCTCGGCGGCCCGCTTCTCGGCCTCGGTGACGCGCTGCTCGAGCTCGCGCAGCCGCGTGTGCTGACGGGCGAGGTCCGTCGCCGCCCGGTCGAGGAACTCGTCGACCTCGTCGAGGTCGTAGCCCTTCTTGGCCTCGCCGAACTCGACGGTGCGGAGCAGCTCAGGGGTCAGATCCATGGGTCGGATGCTAGCGAAGCGCCGCGCGCCGACCGTGTCAGCGCCGGTCACCCGACGTTCAGCAGATGATGCCCATGAGGATGTTGACGCCGAAGAGCACGATCAGCGGCGAGAGGTCGAGGCCCATGGCCCCGATGCGCACCGGCGGGATGGCCCGACGCAGCGGGCCGAGCACCGGCTCGGTCAGTGCGTACAGCACCGTGGCGATGGGCTCGACCGGTGAGCCCCGACTGATCGGGAACCAGCTGAGGACGATCCTGGCGAGCAGGACGAGCATGTAGGCCGTGAGCAGCCAGCAGATGACGTCCACTCGTCAGGAGTCGTAGAGGCCGCGCTCCTGGAGGCGCTGGCGCTCCTCCGCGGAGACCTCGACGTCGACCGGGGTCAGCAGGAAGACGTCGGTCGCGACCTTCTCCATCTGACCGCCGATCCCGTAGCAGAGCCCGCTGGTGAAGTCGACGAGGCGACGCGAGAGGTCGCGGTCGACCCCTTGCAGGTTGATGATGACCGGCTGCTTCGACTTGAAGGTGTCGCCGACCTCCTGGGCGTCGCTGAACGAGCGAGGGGCGACGACGTGCGGCTTGGCGTTCGGCCGGGGGATCGTGCGCACACCGCTCGCGACGGCGGTGGACGCCGCCGGCGTGACCCGGACGCGCTCGTCGCGTGCGGACGGCACGGGCTGCACGGTGGGCTGCTCGGGCGGCCCGCCGTGGGTGGGGAAGCGCATCGACCCGCCCGCCTCGCGCTCGGGGCGGGTCAGCGGCGAGACCGACGCAGCACGATCCGGGACGGGCTGGACGGACCGGGGCTGCACGGCCCGGCTGGCGGGGCGGGGCTGCACGGCCCGTGGCTCCTCGGCCGGGGGCGGCGCCGGGGCGCGCCGGACGGGCTGGTCGTCGTAGTCGTCGTACTCGTCGTCGTCGCCCAGTCCCAGTTGGACCATGGCCTTGCGCCACATGCTCGACATACGGCTCCTCTCGAAGTGGCTTCGATGCTACTTCGCGCCAGGTGGCGACACGCGGCGCGGCCCGAACAGAGCGGTCCCGAGTCGGACCATGGTCGTGCCGCAGGCGACCGCCGCCTCGAGGTCGCGCGACATCCCCATCGACAGGGTGCGGAGGCCGAGGCGGTCGCGCGCGGCTCGCACGCGGTCGAACGCCGGGCGGGGGTCGACCTCGGGATCGGTGGGTCCGACGGTCATCAGACCGTCGACGTCGAGGCCCAGATCGATGAGCGACCCCACCAGGCGGTCGAGCTCGGCGAGCGGGCAGCCGCCCTTGCCGGGCTCGTCGGTGGCGTCGACCTGGACGAGGACGCGTGCCCCGGGGGCTCGCCGGGCGATCTCCTCGCCGAGCGGCAGTCGATCGACGCTCTGCCACAGGTGGACGTGCGGCGCGATCTGGCGGACCTTGTTGCGCTGGAGCCGACCGATGGCGTGCCACCGCGGGGCGGGCGAGAGGTCGGCGAGCGCGTCGACCTTGGCGAGCATCTCCTGGGCGTAGTTCTCGCCGACGTCGACGAGGCCGTGCGCGCCCGCGGCACGCACGACGTCGGGCCCGAACCCCTTGGTGACCGCGAGGACCTGGATCGACCCGGGCTCGGCCCCGGCCGCCGCCAGCCGCGCCCGGACGACGTCGAGGCGGTCGGCGACCGTGCCGGTCACGGTCCCCCTAGCGGAGGAACGACGGCACGTCGAAGTCGTCGTCGCCGTCGATGTCGACGTCGGCGTCGTCCTCGCCACCGAAGATGTCGGGGGTGTCGCCGGTGTCGACCGGCTCGCGGTCGAGCAGCGAGGACCGACGCTCCGGCGCCGCGGAGGTGCCGGCCTTCTTGTTCTCGTCCCAGCGGTCGAACCCGGCGGCGATCACCGTCACGCGGATCTCGTCGCCCATCGCGTCGTCGATCACCGCGCCGAAGATGATGTTGGCGTCGGGGTGGGCGACGGCGTGGATGACCTCGGCGGCCTCGTTGACCTCGAGCAGGCCGAGGTCGCTGCCGCCCGACACGTTGAGCAGGATGCCGCGAGCGCCCTCGATCGACGCCTCGAGCAGCGGGGAGGAGATGGCGGCGCGCGCGGCGTTGAGCGCGCGCCCCTCGCCGGAGCCGAAGCCGATGCCCATGAGGGCGGAGCCGGCGTCGTGCATGATCATCTTCACGTCGGCGAAGTCGGTGTTGATGAGGCCGGGCGTGGTGATGAGGTCGGTGATGCCCTGCACGCCCTGGAGGAGGACCTCGTCGGCCATCTTGAAGGCGTTCAGCATCGACGTCTTGTCGTCGGCGATGGTGAGGAGCCGGTCGTTCGGGATGACGATCTGGGTGTCGACCTTCTCCCGCAGGCGCTGGATGCCGGCCTCGGCCTGGACCGAGCGGCGTCGCCCCTCGAAGGAGAACGGACGGGTGACGACGCCGATGGTCAGCGCGCCGAGCGCCTTCGCGATCTCGGCCACGACCGGCGCCGCGCCGGTGCCGGTGCCGCCGCCCTTGCCCGCGGTGATGAAGACCATGTCGGCCCCCTCGAGGGCCTCCTCGATCTCCTGGCGGTGGTCCTCGGCCGCCTGGCGGCCGACCTCGGGGTCGCTGCCGGCACCGAGGCCGCGCGTGAGCTCGCGCCCGATGTCGAGCTTCACGTCGGCGTCGCTCATGAGCAGCGCCTGCGCGTCGGTGTTGATGGCGACGAACTCGACGCCCTTCAACCCGGCGTCGATCATGCGGTTGACGGCGTTGACGCCGCCGCCACCGACGCCGACGACCTTGATGACGGCCAAGTAGTTCTGCGGGATGCCGGCCATGGCGGGGGCTACCTCCACCTCGGGGAACGGGACTGTGAACGAGGCTGGCTCGCCGGAACCGGCCGAAGGCCGGGCAACGCGCGGTCGCCCGGCCTCACGATGAACTCGAGGTCGAGTGAACCCTCGACCTCGACTGAGGGGTCAGACGGTACCGGCGACATCGGAACGGGGTCAAGGAACACGAGGGGCGCCCTCATCCGGTCGCCTCCCCGTCCTGATCGTCCTCGGTGTGCTCGACGCGGGTGACGACGGGGTTCGACGGCACCCGGACGTCGACGACGTCGAGGTCGTCGAGGGCCACCTGCGAGAGGATCGTCGACGCCGCGAGGACCTGCTCGTCGACGGCGCGGAGGTCACCGAAGCGGATGTGGCCGCCGTCGGTCCGCGCCGCCCCCTCGGCGTCGACCTCACCCGGGCGGGGGTGGAGCCGGATCCAGGTCTCGCCCTCGTCGAGGACCACCGCCGCGGTGGCGCTGCGCACCTCGCCGTCGAGGGCCGTGACGAGGTCGATCACGTGGGCGGGGAGGTCCTCGACGCGCCCGCCGACCGCGGCGGGGCTCGCGCCCTCGACCACCACGTGACCGGCGACGACGTCGGTCGCCGAGGCCTCGTCGAGCACGACGGCCTCGCGGTCGACGAGCCAGCTCCGCCCGTCCGCTCCTGCGACGACCGCGACCGGCACCCGTTCGACGACCTCGACGCTCACCGTGCCGCCCCAGGAGCGGTGGACGGTCGCCTCGGCCACCCAGGGCAGCGCCGCGACCCGGGTGCGCGCGGCGTCGAGGTCGAGGTCGGTGAGGGTCTCGCCCCGCACGATGCCCGTCGCCTCGGTGACCGCCGCCTCCCCCGAGCGTGCCGCGCCGCGCACGACGACCTCGTCGACGTCGAGCAGCGGACTGCGCGTGGCGGCCCACGCGGCCGCGACGACGAGGGTGAGGACCACGAGGACGATCAGCTTCCGGAGGCGGCGCCGTCCCTCGGAGCGACGGACCTCGATCCGCCGGGCCCGGATGCGGGCGTCGATCCCCGGTGGGCTCGGTGGTCGCTCGAGGACCGAGCCGCTCACGGCTGCTCCTCGGGGTCGGGGAGCCGCGCACCGACGATGCGGGTCTCGGGCTCGAGCAGGACGCCGGCGTGGTCGAGCACCCGTCGGCGGACCTCCGCCATCACGGCGAGGACGTCGTCGGCCGAGCCGCCGTCGTCGGCCTGGATGAAGTTGGCGTGCTTGTCCGACACCGCGGCCGTGCCGATGCGGAAGCCCTTGGCCCCGGCGGCGTCGATGAGGCGGCCGGCGCTGTCGCCGGGCGGGTTGGTGAACACCGAGCCGGCGTTCTGGCCACCGGGCTGGTGCGCGCGGCGCCAGCGGACGATGTCGGAGATCTCCCTCTCGGACGCCCCACGGTCGCCGGGGGACAGCTCGAGCACGGCCTCGACGACGACCTGCGAGGGCCGCACGTTCGAGTGCCGGTAGCGGAGCTCGAGGGCGGACGCGGGCACGGCCACATCCTCGCCGCCTCGCAGGTCGATGACGTGGATGCTGCGCAGCACGGCGGCCATGTCGGAGCCGTGCCCACCGGCGTTCATGCGCACCGCGCCGCCGACCGATCCCGGCACGCCGACCGCCCACTCGAACCCGGCGAGCCCCGCGGCCGCCGTGCGCCGCGCGACCACGGGGAGCGACGCGGCACCGCCGGCTCGCACCGTGGTGGCCTCGACGTCGATGTGCGCGAGCCCCTCCCCCAGCGTCAGTGCCACGCCCTCGAAGCCGGCGTCGGCGACGAGCAGGTTGGATCCCCGCCCGACCACCAGGACGGGCACGTCGAGGCCGCGGAGGGCGTCGGCCACCGCGCGGAGGTCGTCGACGGAGTCCACGTCGACGAGCGCGGCAGCCGCGCCACCCACCCTGTAGGTGGTCAGCGGACCGAGCGGCGCGTCGTGACGGGCCCGGTCGCCGAGGCGGTCGAGCGCGAGGGCGAGGTCGCTCACGGAGCACCCTCGGTCAGCGCGGGCAGCAGCTCGTCGGCGAGGCGGGTGATGTCGCCGGCGCCGAGGGTGAGGCACAGGTCGCCGGGGACGAGGAGGCGCGCGAGCGTCGGCACGAGCGCGGACCGGTCGTCGAGGTAGCTGAGCTGCATCTCGGGGTGGGCGGCGACGACGGCGTCGGCGATCATCCGTCCGCTCACGCCGGGGATCGGATCCTCGCCCGCCGGGTCGAGCGCGGTGACGACCACCACGTCGGCCCCGGTGAAGCTGTCGGCGAACTCACGCCACAGGTCGGCGGTCCGGCTGTAGCGGTGGGGCTGGAAGACGACCACCACACGGCCCCACCCCCCGCTCGCTGCGGCCCGCACCACGGCGCGGACCTTGCCGGGGTTGTGGGCGTAGTCGTCGACGAGGGTGACGCCCGCCGCCTCGCCCCGGCGCTCGAACCGCCGGCCCACACCTGCGAACGTCGCCAGCGTCGCGGCACCTTCCTCGAGCGGCACGCCGAGGCCGGCGGCGGCGAGGAGGGCGCCCGCGGCGTTCGTCGCGTTGTGCTCTCCCGGCAGCGGCAGCGCGACGTCGACGACCCGCCCACCGTCGTGGAGCGAGAACGTGGTGCGGCCACGGTCGATCGCGACGTCGGCGACCCGGAGGTCGGCGTCGGGTGCGATCCCGTAGGTGCGGGCGCCGTGTCGACGCCCGAGGCGGGCGGCGATCGGGTCGTCCGCACAGACGACGCGGTCCTCCCCGGCCTGGTCGAGGAACCGGTCGAACGCCTGCTCGATCGCGTCGAGCGTGCCGTAGTGGTCGAGGTGGTCGGCTTCGACGTTGGTGACCACCACCCGGGACGCGCCGAGCTCGAGGAACGTCCCGTCGCTCTCGTCGCCCTCGACCACGAACCACCCGCCGGGGGTCCACCGCACACCGCCTGCGGCGCCCCCGAGGTCGCCGCCGACGATGAACGACGGGTCGCGGCCGGTCTCGAGGAGGACGTGCACGAGCATCGCCGTCGTCGTCGTCTTGCCGTGCGTGCCCGAGACCGCGACCGTCGGCCGGGTGCGGGCGATCGCCCCCTGCGCGGCCGGCCGTCCGGCCACGGGCACACCGTGCGCACGGGCGGCGACGACGTCGGGGTGGTCCGGGCGGACGGCCGTCGAGGCCACGACGAGGTCCGCCGCCGCAGCGCGCTCGGGATCGACGCCGACGTGGGCGTGCACGCCGGCCGCCCGCAGGCGGGAGAGCACCGGCACGTCGTTCGGGTCGGACCCCGAGACCGTGTGACCCATCCCCGCGAGGATCTCGGCGATGGCGCTCATCGCCTTGCCCCCGACGTAGACGACGTGGACGGCGCGCGGCTCGTCGAGGCGCAGGTCGGTCGCGTGCAGCTCAGCCACGGGCGTGCTCCTCGCAGAGCGCGGCGACGCGTCGAGCGGCGTCCGGGTGCCCGGCGTCGAGCGCGGCGCGTCCCGTGGCGGCGAGGACGGCGCGGTCCGAGATGAGCTCCGCGACGACGGCCTCGAGCCGCGCGCCGGTGAGCTCGGCGTCGGCGACGATGCGGGCCGCACCGACCTCGACGAGGAGCTCGGCGTTGGCGCGCTGCGCGTCGCGGGGAGCGATGGGGAGCGGGACGAGGATGGAGGCCAGCCCGACGACCGCGAGCTCGGCCACGGTGGACGCCCCCGACCGACCGATGAAGAGGTCGGCGGCCGCCATC
This portion of the Actinomarinicola tropica genome encodes:
- the ftsZ gene encoding cell division protein FtsZ, whose product is MAGIPQNYLAVIKVVGVGGGGVNAVNRMIDAGLKGVEFVAINTDAQALLMSDADVKLDIGRELTRGLGAGSDPEVGRQAAEDHRQEIEEALEGADMVFITAGKGGGTGTGAAPVVAEIAKALGALTIGVVTRPFSFEGRRRSVQAEAGIQRLREKVDTQIVIPNDRLLTIADDKTSMLNAFKMADEVLLQGVQGITDLITTPGLINTDFADVKMIMHDAGSALMGIGFGSGEGRALNAARAAISSPLLEASIEGARGILLNVSGGSDLGLLEVNEAAEVIHAVAHPDANIIFGAVIDDAMGDEIRVTVIAAGFDRWDENKKAGTSAAPERRSSLLDREPVDTGDTPDIFGGEDDADVDIDGDDDFDVPSFLR
- a CDS encoding cell division protein FtsQ/DivIB, coding for MSGSVLERPPSPPGIDARIRARRIEVRRSEGRRRLRKLIVLVVLTLVVAAAWAATRSPLLDVDEVVVRGAARSGEAAVTEATGIVRGETLTDLDLDAARTRVAALPWVAEATVHRSWGGTVSVEVVERVPVAVVAGADGRSWLVDREAVVLDEASATDVVAGHVVVEGASPAAVGGRVEDLPAHVIDLVTALDGEVRSATAAVVLDEGETWIRLHPRPGEVDAEGAARTDGGHIRFGDLRAVDEQVLAASTILSQVALDDLDVVDVRVPSNPVVTRVEHTEDDQDGEATG
- the murB gene encoding UDP-N-acetylmuramate dehydrogenase, translated to MSDLALALDRLGDRARHDAPLGPLTTYRVGGAAAALVDVDSVDDLRAVADALRGLDVPVLVVGRGSNLLVADAGFEGVALTLGEGLAHIDVEATTVRAGGAASLPVVARRTAAAGLAGFEWAVGVPGSVGGAVRMNAGGHGSDMAAVLRSIHVIDLRGGEDVAVPASALELRYRHSNVRPSQVVVEAVLELSPGDRGASEREISDIVRWRRAHQPGGQNAGSVFTNPPGDSAGRLIDAAGAKGFRIGTAAVSDKHANFIQADDGGSADDVLAVMAEVRRRVLDHAGVLLEPETRIVGARLPDPEEQP
- the murC gene encoding UDP-N-acetylmuramate--L-alanine ligase, whose product is MAELHATDLRLDEPRAVHVVYVGGKAMSAIAEILAGMGHTVSGSDPNDVPVLSRLRAAGVHAHVGVDPERAAAADLVVASTAVRPDHPDVVAARAHGVPVAGRPAAQGAIARTRPTVAVSGTHGKTTTTAMLVHVLLETGRDPSFIVGGDLGGAAGGVRWTPGGWFVVEGDESDGTFLELGASRVVVTNVEADHLDHYGTLDAIEQAFDRFLDQAGEDRVVCADDPIAARLGRRHGARTYGIAPDADLRVADVAIDRGRTTFSLHDGGRVVDVALPLPGEHNATNAAGALLAAAGLGVPLEEGAATLATFAGVGRRFERRGEAAGVTLVDDYAHNPGKVRAVVRAAASGGWGRVVVVFQPHRYSRTADLWREFADSFTGADVVVVTALDPAGEDPIPGVSGRMIADAVVAAHPEMQLSYLDDRSALVPTLARLLVPGDLCLTLGAGDITRLADELLPALTEGAP